In one window of Candidatus Binatia bacterium DNA:
- a CDS encoding acetyl-CoA carboxylase carboxyltransferase subunit produces the protein MAIAPSKAKEHRLRAREKLALVPPALDDPLSEPTSPTTNKPGGLYEEALEQGEELRRRPYIAGGVLQVIRQHSKGRMTVWERIEVLQDKGVQPFILYQNWGRNLDGASIVTAILKIRGRDVALYGHDFTVRAGSMDATNGRKLANLIYLAGNRGIPLIGMNDSAGAFVPAGVGGLDGYAEAFTALRKISGVVPSIMCMFGFNAGGGAYLPRQGSFMIQPANTFFGLTGPGVVKSALGEDVTPDELGGPKVHGASGVTDITVADEVAALRTAQRLLSYLPDSNRVSPPYQPTSDPVDRRTVEIDTLLRKAFNSPTGFNTPFDSSIIIQQVCDHGDYFELQPDRARNAITAFGRLGGHVVGFVANNSAVASGQIDIDAAYKIARFVRFCSIYNIPVIFMEDTTGFLPGRDQESRGIVQAGRAMLDAIIDLRTPRILLILRNAFGGAYAAFNSYATGADVVLALPTTRVAVMGTAGKEYTYKKELQQVRAAAAKMAEEGTLQRIEAGIPADEARQEAEREATEWLRAQEAEFNRRYEKELMNPREALSLGSISEIVMPTDLRWVLWRNLQFLLDHYQPGPWQSVQREFH, from the coding sequence ATGGCGATCGCACCAAGTAAAGCAAAAGAGCATCGACTGCGAGCACGCGAGAAACTCGCGCTCGTGCCACCCGCGTTAGATGACCCATTAAGCGAACCGACGTCCCCCACAACGAACAAACCTGGGGGCCTTTACGAGGAAGCTCTCGAACAAGGCGAGGAACTTCGGCGTCGGCCCTACATTGCGGGGGGCGTTCTGCAAGTCATCCGCCAACATTCCAAAGGACGGATGACGGTCTGGGAACGGATCGAGGTTTTACAGGATAAAGGGGTGCAACCCTTCATCCTGTATCAGAACTGGGGCCGCAACCTCGATGGTGCGTCCATCGTCACCGCAATTCTCAAAATTCGCGGGCGCGATGTTGCCCTTTATGGGCACGATTTCACCGTACGTGCTGGCTCGATGGACGCGACCAACGGTCGCAAGCTTGCCAATCTCATTTACCTGGCGGGCAACCGCGGCATTCCACTCATCGGAATGAACGACAGCGCTGGCGCCTTTGTACCTGCGGGGGTCGGCGGGTTGGATGGTTATGCCGAAGCCTTCACCGCGCTGCGGAAAATTAGCGGCGTGGTGCCGAGCATCATGTGCATGTTCGGCTTCAACGCGGGCGGTGGCGCCTACCTGCCGCGCCAAGGGAGCTTCATGATTCAGCCGGCCAATACGTTTTTTGGGCTCACCGGTCCGGGCGTGGTGAAGAGCGCTCTCGGTGAGGACGTTACTCCGGACGAGCTCGGCGGCCCCAAGGTGCACGGTGCGAGCGGTGTGACAGACATTACGGTGGCGGACGAAGTTGCGGCCCTGCGCACGGCCCAGCGACTGTTAAGCTACTTGCCCGATTCCAATCGTGTCAGCCCTCCGTATCAGCCGACAAGCGATCCGGTGGATCGACGCACGGTGGAGATCGACACCCTGCTGCGCAAGGCCTTCAACTCACCGACGGGTTTCAATACGCCTTTCGACTCTTCGATCATCATCCAGCAAGTCTGTGACCACGGGGACTACTTCGAGCTTCAGCCTGACCGAGCTCGCAATGCGATTACTGCCTTTGGCAGGCTCGGTGGGCATGTTGTGGGCTTTGTCGCCAACAACAGCGCCGTCGCAAGCGGGCAAATCGATATTGACGCCGCCTACAAGATCGCCCGCTTCGTCCGCTTTTGCAGCATTTACAACATCCCGGTCATTTTCATGGAGGACACCACCGGCTTCCTACCGGGCCGCGATCAGGAAAGCCGCGGCATTGTGCAGGCTGGCCGCGCCATGCTCGACGCAATTATCGATTTGCGCACCCCGCGGATCCTCCTGATTTTGCGCAACGCCTTTGGCGGTGCCTATGCAGCGTTTAACTCGTACGCCACCGGGGCGGACGTGGTCCTGGCCCTACCCACCACCCGCGTCGCCGTGATGGGCACTGCGGGCAAGGAGTACACGTACAAGAAGGAGCTGCAGCAGGTACGCGCCGCGGCCGCCAAGATGGCTGAAGAAGGCACCCTTCAACGCATCGAAGCCGGTATCCCGGCGGACGAAGCAAGACAAGAAGCGGAACGCGAGGCCACCGAGTGGCTACGTGCCCAAGAGGCAGAATTCAATCGGCGCTACGAAAAAGAACTCATGAATCCCCGCGAGGCGCTGAGTCTCGGCTCGATTTCTGAAATCGTCATGCCGACAGATCTCCGCTGGGTTCTGTGGCGCAATTTGCAGTTCCTACTGGATCATTATCAACCTGGTCCGTGGCAATCCGTACAAAGGGAGTTTCATTGA
- a CDS encoding DUF192 domain-containing protein, protein MERETVVSRPSPKIKASQTQGREPRPVVRAAIVVALWSLCSTASACEQRPAVIIDTPDGAVSVPVEIADTPAERARGLMYRRDLPANAGMLFVFPKAEVLQFWMKNTPLSLDMIFFDSERRIVGIVERAKPFSTRALGPDTPAQYVLEVHGGFAARHGITTGQQARFVNVPAAVE, encoded by the coding sequence ATGGAGAGAGAAACAGTGGTGAGTAGGCCGAGTCCTAAGATAAAGGCATCCCAAACACAAGGTCGCGAGCCGCGTCCGGTCGTTCGTGCGGCGATTGTCGTTGCGCTCTGGTCGCTGTGCAGCACTGCGAGCGCCTGTGAGCAGCGTCCTGCGGTGATCATCGACACTCCAGATGGAGCGGTGAGCGTACCCGTCGAGATTGCCGACACGCCCGCGGAGCGGGCCCGCGGCCTCATGTACCGGCGAGACCTCCCAGCCAACGCGGGGATGCTGTTCGTGTTCCCCAAAGCCGAGGTCTTGCAGTTTTGGATGAAGAACACGCCCCTTTCGTTGGACATGATCTTTTTCGACAGCGAGCGGCGCATCGTCGGCATCGTAGAACGCGCCAAACCGTTTAGTACGCGCGCGTTGGGACCCGATACGCCCGCACAATATGTGCTCGAAGTGCACGGCGGCTTTGCCGCTCGACATGGAATTACAACGGGCCAACAAGCGCGGTTCGTAAACGTGCCTGCGGCGGTCGAGTAG
- a CDS encoding (Fe-S)-binding protein, whose amino-acid sequence MTALIFSVMMLIALGWFGRTMYRRVMILLKSQPDSRFDNIPERIKAVLIYAFGQRKFIVPDPPPTSPISEWKAGWLHFFVFWGFMILAIQVLTMFGRAYSEHFYVPLFSPGLLGGPYFLLKDIMEVVVLICIIFLLTRWAVTHPKRLYGFLPAEERLAKQSHWEAYVILCFIGGIMIGGKLYDGGRMIYAGANPEVQQEAAWQPFSSMVGHALAAWFGTEGAKFFSDLGWWLHNTIILVFLNLLPLSKHFHIITSLPNVFFLKTQPKGALSKQDLENATRFGSSFINHFTWKQVLDMYSCTECGRCSSHCPATQSGKLLAPRQLLLNLRDYLYEHEDAMLALPNAALGTNGPSEAPNVGENIVGERLILDEVLWACTTCRACEEACPVLIEYVDKIVDMRRHLVQEEARFPSELTRTFKAMETQSNPWGVDASQRDAWAAGLGIPTMAEKPDAEYLYYVGCAGAFDERAKRTTQAVAKILKQAGVDFAILGKEELCNGETARRIGNEYLFQSMAQMNVEVLNGYGVKKIITNCPHCFNTLKNEYPQFGGNYEVYHATEFVQRLIAHGRLRFAPNGTRTVTYHDSCYLGRYNEVYEAPRQILQSIPGVQLKEPVRSRRFGMCCGAGGGRMWMEEDPDKRVNLRRVDQLLETHPDAVAVACPFCMTMIDDGIKSKNLEEKVQALDVMEIVAERMESAAS is encoded by the coding sequence ATGACTGCGCTGATTTTCAGCGTCATGATGCTGATCGCCCTCGGTTGGTTTGGGCGAACCATGTACCGGCGAGTGATGATCTTGCTCAAGTCACAGCCGGATTCGCGCTTCGATAACATTCCGGAGCGCATCAAGGCGGTACTGATATACGCCTTTGGACAGCGTAAGTTCATCGTCCCCGATCCGCCCCCCACCTCGCCGATCAGCGAATGGAAAGCCGGGTGGCTGCATTTCTTTGTCTTCTGGGGATTCATGATCCTCGCCATTCAAGTGCTTACCATGTTTGGACGCGCCTACTCGGAGCATTTTTACGTTCCCCTGTTTAGCCCGGGATTGCTTGGAGGCCCGTACTTTTTGCTGAAGGACATCATGGAGGTGGTGGTGCTGATTTGCATCATCTTTCTCCTCACGCGTTGGGCAGTGACGCACCCGAAACGGCTGTACGGCTTTCTACCAGCGGAAGAACGGCTCGCCAAACAGTCGCACTGGGAAGCCTACGTGATTCTTTGTTTCATTGGCGGGATCATGATCGGGGGGAAACTCTACGATGGCGGGCGGATGATCTACGCGGGGGCGAATCCTGAAGTCCAACAAGAGGCAGCTTGGCAACCATTTAGCAGCATGGTCGGGCACGCCCTCGCTGCTTGGTTCGGCACCGAGGGTGCGAAGTTTTTCAGCGACCTTGGTTGGTGGCTGCACAACACGATCATCCTGGTGTTCCTGAACCTCCTCCCGCTGTCGAAGCACTTCCACATTATTACTTCGTTACCCAACGTGTTCTTCCTGAAAACGCAACCGAAGGGCGCTCTCTCCAAGCAAGACTTAGAAAACGCCACGCGCTTTGGTTCGTCCTTCATCAACCATTTCACATGGAAGCAGGTGCTCGACATGTATTCGTGCACCGAGTGTGGGCGCTGTTCGTCGCACTGCCCAGCGACTCAGAGCGGCAAGTTGTTGGCGCCTCGCCAATTGTTGCTGAACTTGCGCGATTATCTGTACGAGCATGAAGACGCGATGTTGGCGCTCCCCAATGCCGCTTTGGGCACGAACGGGCCGTCAGAGGCGCCAAATGTTGGCGAGAACATCGTCGGCGAGCGATTGATCCTCGATGAGGTGTTGTGGGCTTGCACCACGTGTCGCGCGTGCGAGGAGGCGTGCCCGGTGCTGATCGAATACGTGGACAAGATCGTCGACATGCGCCGGCACCTGGTGCAGGAAGAGGCTCGATTCCCGAGCGAACTTACGCGCACGTTCAAAGCCATGGAGACACAAAGCAATCCCTGGGGGGTGGACGCGAGCCAGCGAGATGCTTGGGCGGCGGGTTTAGGGATCCCCACGATGGCTGAAAAGCCGGATGCTGAGTACCTGTACTACGTCGGGTGCGCGGGTGCCTTCGACGAGCGCGCGAAACGAACCACGCAGGCGGTGGCTAAGATTCTAAAACAAGCAGGCGTGGACTTCGCGATTCTCGGCAAAGAAGAACTGTGTAATGGAGAAACCGCGCGCCGCATTGGCAATGAATACTTGTTCCAATCTATGGCGCAAATGAACGTGGAGGTGCTCAATGGGTACGGCGTGAAGAAAATCATCACCAACTGTCCCCATTGCTTCAACACCTTGAAGAACGAGTACCCACAGTTCGGCGGCAATTACGAGGTGTACCACGCCACGGAATTTGTGCAGCGGCTGATCGCCCATGGGCGGCTGCGCTTTGCTCCGAACGGAACTCGTACAGTCACGTACCACGACTCGTGCTACCTGGGACGTTACAACGAAGTGTACGAGGCTCCGCGGCAGATTCTGCAGAGCATCCCTGGGGTGCAACTCAAAGAGCCGGTACGGTCGCGCCGCTTCGGGATGTGTTGTGGTGCAGGAGGCGGCCGGATGTGGATGGAGGAGGATCCGGATAAGCGCGTCAATCTACGCCGCGTTGATCAACTCCTCGAAACCCATCCGGATGCTGTGGCTGTGGCTTGCCCGTTCTGCATGACCATGATCGACGACGGGATCAAGTCGAAAAACTTGGAAGAGAAGGTGCAGGCCCTCGACGTCATGGAGATTGTTGCCGAACGGATGGAGAGCGCTGCGTCGTAA
- a CDS encoding electron transfer flavoprotein subunit alpha/FixB family protein, translated as MGNVLVFAEHHGGKLVKPSLVAIQAGRTLAAKSGGQCQAVILGKAIDALAVELAEYGVQHVFALEHDAFEHYTADAHAAALAQLVRDKNVETLLATSTAVGKDLLPRVAGLLGVGMASDVLAFNDDGTMTRPMYAGNAVATVRLESSPRVISVRATAFDAATKDAQKAPVEKLAVNLDANAQKIRFVEFSETKSDRPVLTEARIVVSGGRALKSGENFKTILEPLCDVLGAAMGASRAAVDAGFVPNDLQVGQTGKVVAPELYIAVGISGAIQHLAGMKDSKVIVAINKDEEAPIFQVADYGLVADLFKAVPELTEEIKKLKSS; from the coding sequence ATGGGTAACGTATTGGTGTTTGCGGAGCATCACGGCGGAAAGCTCGTCAAGCCGAGCCTGGTCGCGATCCAGGCGGGAAGGACCTTGGCAGCAAAGTCGGGGGGCCAGTGTCAGGCGGTGATTCTCGGGAAGGCAATTGACGCGCTCGCGGTCGAGTTGGCTGAGTACGGCGTGCAGCACGTGTTCGCGTTAGAGCACGACGCGTTTGAGCATTACACAGCCGATGCTCACGCTGCCGCGCTTGCGCAATTGGTCCGGGACAAGAACGTAGAGACCCTCTTGGCTACCTCTACGGCGGTGGGCAAGGATCTGCTTCCTCGGGTGGCTGGCCTCCTCGGAGTTGGCATGGCCAGTGACGTACTTGCCTTTAACGACGATGGCACCATGACACGCCCGATGTATGCCGGTAACGCGGTTGCCACTGTCCGTCTCGAAAGTTCTCCGCGGGTGATCAGCGTGCGCGCCACGGCTTTTGATGCAGCAACGAAGGACGCACAAAAAGCACCTGTGGAGAAGCTGGCGGTGAACCTGGATGCCAACGCGCAGAAAATCCGGTTCGTCGAATTCAGCGAAACCAAGTCAGACCGCCCGGTGCTCACCGAGGCCCGCATCGTCGTATCCGGTGGACGCGCGCTCAAATCAGGCGAAAACTTCAAGACGATCCTCGAGCCCCTCTGCGATGTTCTCGGGGCCGCAATGGGAGCAAGCCGTGCGGCGGTGGACGCGGGCTTCGTGCCCAATGACTTGCAAGTCGGCCAGACGGGGAAAGTGGTCGCTCCGGAGTTGTATATTGCTGTTGGCATTTCTGGCGCCATCCAGCATCTAGCCGGAATGAAGGATTCAAAGGTGATCGTCGCCATCAACAAGGACGAAGAGGCGCCGATCTTCCAAGTTGCGGACTACGGCCTGGTGGCCGATCTGTTCAAGGCAGTGCCCGAGCTCACCGAGGAGATCAAGAAGCTTAAATCTTCTTAA
- a CDS encoding electron transfer flavoprotein subunit beta/FixA family protein — protein sequence MKVLVTVKRVPDPNATIRVKPDGTGIVTENLKYVVNPFDEIAIEEALRIKEKGGGAEVVLVSIGAKVAQEQLRTGLAMGADRAILVVAEQELDPLGVARILQRIVEQEKPDLVLMGKQAIDDDANQTGQMLAALLQWPQATFASKKESLESEAEKSGLPGIQLANGRATVVREVDGGLETVEIPLPGVVTVDLRLNIPRYASLPGIMKARKKELKEIPVADLGVDVTPKLRVLRLDPPPKRKAGRKVSSVQELVHLLHTEAKVI from the coding sequence GTGAAGGTTCTCGTTACCGTAAAGCGGGTGCCAGATCCTAATGCGACGATTAGGGTCAAGCCCGACGGGACAGGCATTGTCACGGAAAACCTGAAATACGTCGTCAACCCGTTCGACGAAATCGCTATCGAAGAAGCGCTACGGATCAAAGAAAAAGGCGGCGGTGCTGAAGTGGTTTTGGTGAGCATTGGGGCAAAGGTCGCGCAGGAGCAATTGCGTACTGGCCTCGCCATGGGTGCTGACCGGGCCATTCTGGTGGTTGCTGAGCAAGAACTGGATCCGTTGGGTGTTGCTCGGATCTTGCAGAGGATCGTAGAGCAAGAAAAGCCTGACCTCGTGTTAATGGGCAAGCAGGCAATTGACGATGATGCGAACCAAACCGGGCAAATGTTAGCGGCGCTGCTCCAATGGCCGCAGGCGACATTCGCATCGAAAAAGGAAAGTTTGGAGTCGGAGGCGGAAAAAAGCGGCCTCCCCGGGATCCAACTTGCCAACGGTCGGGCTACCGTGGTGCGGGAGGTAGACGGGGGTTTGGAAACCGTGGAAATCCCGCTCCCTGGTGTGGTCACGGTCGACCTCCGGCTCAACATCCCGCGCTATGCCTCGTTGCCCGGCATCATGAAAGCACGGAAGAAGGAGCTTAAGGAGATTCCCGTGGCCGACCTCGGGGTCGACGTCACTCCGAAGCTCCGGGTACTCCGGCTCGACCCACCACCTAAGCGCAAGGCGGGCCGTAAGGTGAGCTCAGTGCAGGAGCTCGTTCATTTGCTGCACACCGAAGCAAAGGTCATCTGA
- a CDS encoding IclR family transcriptional regulator: MRRDKTNYVIQSVSHALDVLEQFAGNQEELGVTELSKRLKLHKNNVFRILATLEARGYIEQNKLTENYRLGVRCLSLGQRYLSQVGLLKPARPVLQQLAQASGETAVIGVVRLGMAVVLDAAHAEQPVRVVARMGEPIPLHCSAIGKVALAFGETSLREGLTEPLKPCTEKTVVDKERLFAELDRVAAQGFATEEGEHVADVTAAATPVRDYTGCFVAALALLGPVHRMTEQRLREQIVPLLARASEELSARLGFEPKK; the protein is encoded by the coding sequence GTGCGACGTGACAAGACCAACTACGTGATCCAGTCAGTGTCTCATGCCTTGGACGTCTTGGAGCAGTTTGCCGGCAACCAGGAGGAGCTGGGGGTCACGGAATTGAGCAAGCGCCTCAAGCTGCACAAGAACAACGTCTTTCGGATCCTGGCCACCCTCGAGGCCCGTGGATACATCGAGCAAAACAAGCTTACCGAGAACTACCGGCTGGGGGTTCGTTGCCTTTCGCTCGGTCAGCGGTACCTAAGCCAAGTGGGTCTGCTAAAGCCGGCGCGGCCAGTGCTGCAACAGTTGGCACAGGCCTCCGGAGAGACGGCTGTTATCGGGGTTGTGCGCCTCGGGATGGCCGTGGTGCTGGATGCTGCTCATGCGGAGCAACCGGTACGGGTGGTGGCTCGGATGGGGGAACCCATTCCGCTGCATTGTTCTGCGATCGGAAAGGTTGCCTTGGCCTTCGGCGAGACATCCCTGCGCGAGGGATTGACAGAGCCCCTGAAGCCGTGCACGGAGAAGACGGTTGTGGACAAAGAGCGGCTGTTCGCGGAGCTTGACCGTGTAGCCGCCCAGGGCTTTGCGACGGAGGAAGGCGAGCACGTGGCAGACGTGACTGCCGCAGCCACGCCGGTCCGGGACTACACTGGTTGTTTTGTCGCTGCTCTCGCCCTGTTGGGTCCAGTTCACCGGATGACCGAGCAGCGTTTGCGCGAACAAATCGTGCCGCTGCTTGCGCGTGCGAGTGAGGAGCTGTCCGCCCGCCTGGGGTTCGAGCCAAAGAAGTAG
- a CDS encoding dienelactone hydrolase family protein: protein MEVSGTMVSVAVNGEAMPAYLVEPRGAGPYPAVVVVMEAFGLNGHIKRVAERLAAEGYVVLAPDLYHRIAPNTVVPYDNVPEAIRLLTSLRDDDIVRDMNAAIGFLQKLPEVKRDRIGVTGFCMGGRVTFLTACRNPNVRAAVAFYGGGIASVMNPNDQGSKAPLDYAEQLRGAILLFFGEADPLIPMEDVRRIEARLKELGKQADVVVYPGAPHGFFCDERDSYRPDAAADAWKRLLEFFARHL from the coding sequence ATGGAAGTGTCCGGAACGATGGTTTCTGTTGCTGTAAATGGCGAGGCGATGCCCGCCTATTTGGTCGAGCCGCGTGGAGCCGGACCGTACCCGGCAGTTGTCGTGGTGATGGAAGCGTTTGGCCTGAACGGGCACATCAAGAGGGTGGCGGAGCGCTTGGCCGCGGAGGGCTACGTCGTTTTGGCTCCTGACCTTTATCACCGGATCGCCCCCAACACAGTGGTGCCTTACGACAACGTTCCAGAGGCAATTCGGTTGCTAACCAGTTTACGCGATGACGATATCGTTCGTGACATGAATGCCGCCATCGGCTTTTTGCAGAAATTGCCCGAGGTGAAGCGCGATCGGATCGGTGTCACAGGGTTTTGCATGGGTGGGCGAGTGACCTTCCTCACCGCGTGTCGGAATCCAAATGTACGGGCTGCAGTGGCGTTTTACGGCGGCGGCATCGCCAGTGTCATGAATCCGAATGACCAAGGCTCCAAGGCACCCTTGGATTATGCGGAGCAGTTACGCGGGGCCATCTTGCTCTTCTTTGGCGAGGCGGACCCGTTGATTCCCATGGAAGACGTTCGCCGCATCGAGGCCCGACTCAAAGAGCTTGGAAAACAAGCCGACGTTGTGGTGTATCCGGGTGCCCCCCATGGCTTTTTCTGCGATGAGCGTGACTCCTACCGGCCCGACGCCGCTGCTGATGCATGGAAGCGCTTGCTCGAATTTTTCGCCCGTCACTTGTGA
- a CDS encoding methionyl-tRNA formyltransferase → MRIILVGQAAFAAEVLDRLVKGGHEVLAVYCPPDAAPDKPDPVKVRALGLGIPVRQYPSLKNPAVREEWKQLNADLAVLAYVTQIVPPEVFSVPKQGSICFHPSLLPKYRGGSAIPWQIIKGETKTGVTVFWVDPGIDTGPILLQKEATIDPDDTAASLYFNKLFPLGVDAVVEAVRLIDRGVAPRVPQDESQATYDPLCRDEHAAVDWSKPVGEVYNLIRGCDPQPGAYSLLNGEKLRFFDARKVEGSSGDPPGTVIEVGPDGLKVAANGGSIIVRKLRFGSGQKRPAQEVARELGLVAGHKF, encoded by the coding sequence ATGCGCATCATTCTCGTCGGGCAGGCGGCGTTTGCCGCCGAGGTGTTAGATCGACTTGTGAAAGGTGGTCACGAAGTTCTGGCCGTATACTGCCCTCCGGACGCTGCGCCAGACAAGCCAGACCCGGTGAAGGTGCGCGCGCTTGGGCTCGGGATACCGGTTCGCCAGTACCCCTCGCTCAAGAATCCAGCCGTGCGCGAGGAATGGAAGCAGCTTAATGCGGATCTCGCCGTGCTTGCGTACGTGACGCAAATTGTACCGCCCGAAGTCTTTTCCGTTCCCAAACAGGGCAGCATTTGTTTTCACCCATCGTTGCTGCCGAAGTATCGCGGCGGCAGCGCAATCCCGTGGCAAATCATCAAAGGCGAGACAAAAACTGGTGTCACTGTGTTTTGGGTCGATCCAGGAATCGACACTGGCCCGATCCTGTTGCAGAAAGAGGCAACCATTGACCCGGACGACACTGCGGCGTCCCTGTACTTCAACAAGTTGTTCCCCTTGGGGGTGGACGCCGTCGTTGAGGCGGTGCGTTTGATTGATCGCGGCGTAGCTCCGCGCGTGCCGCAGGATGAGTCGCAGGCCACCTACGATCCGCTTTGTCGCGACGAGCATGCCGCTGTCGATTGGTCGAAGCCCGTCGGCGAGGTCTATAACTTAATTCGTGGCTGCGATCCCCAGCCCGGGGCCTACAGCTTGCTGAACGGCGAAAAGTTGCGCTTTTTCGATGCTCGGAAAGTTGAAGGTAGTTCCGGGGACCCGCCTGGGACCGTGATCGAGGTAGGGCCGGACGGTCTCAAGGTTGCGGCGAACGGTGGCTCCATCATCGTGAGGAAACTGCGATTCGGAAGCGGGCAGAAACGGCCGGCACAGGAAGTCGCGCGCGAGCTGGGTCTCGTTGCGGGTCACAAATTTTAG
- a CDS encoding sigma 54-interacting transcriptional regulator: MNLTGSEELAHVRRERDLYLRLLELGRETAIEPFLQEALLLLVGMTGARQGYLELVDRTDASAQAECVWFRAHGFSTVEIEQVRVLVSRGIIAEVLASGKAVLTPAAVFDPRFNQRASVSSAQIGAVCCAPIGTDPTVGVVYLQGGDYLPMLSDDCCHAVETVARLLAPLAQRILQGYRDAKIGDPTAASRTKLTLPGVIGRSQALARVLQQAQMVAPLDVTVLLTGESGTGKSQLAHIIHANGPRADAPFVELNCAALPETLVESELFGAVPGAHSTANRAIQGKVAAAEGGTLLLDEVGDLPFSAQGKLLHLLQTREYYPLGSARPARANVRIIAATNMDLRQAVADRRFREDLFYRLEVMPIGLPSLAERREDIAELAAYFCTEACQRHQLGDLCLSATAVRRLELAEWPGNIRQLANVVEAAVIRAVSEGSSAVEVLHLFPDASACAEIETPGSDTEAASLWQGSFHQATREFQTELLRRTLKATGWNVTEAARRLDLARSHVHRLIRHFGLTEEAQGS, encoded by the coding sequence ATGAATCTGACGGGCAGCGAGGAGCTGGCCCATGTCCGACGCGAACGCGACCTTTATCTACGGTTGCTCGAACTTGGGCGCGAGACGGCCATAGAACCCTTTTTGCAAGAGGCATTGCTGTTGCTCGTCGGAATGACCGGCGCGCGGCAAGGTTACTTGGAACTCGTGGACCGCACGGATGCCAGCGCGCAAGCCGAGTGTGTGTGGTTCCGTGCCCATGGCTTCTCCACCGTCGAGATCGAGCAGGTGCGTGTGTTGGTATCCCGCGGGATCATTGCCGAAGTGCTGGCCTCGGGTAAAGCGGTGTTAACTCCGGCGGCGGTTTTCGATCCACGGTTCAACCAAAGGGCCAGCGTGTCCTCGGCACAAATTGGCGCAGTGTGTTGCGCTCCGATTGGCACCGATCCCACTGTTGGGGTGGTGTACCTCCAGGGTGGGGATTATTTGCCGATGTTGTCTGACGACTGCTGCCATGCGGTGGAGACTGTGGCCCGCTTGCTTGCCCCTTTGGCGCAGCGCATTCTTCAAGGCTACCGGGACGCCAAAATTGGTGATCCGACTGCCGCTAGTCGTACCAAGCTGACTCTTCCGGGAGTCATCGGCCGCTCGCAAGCCCTCGCGCGGGTTTTGCAACAGGCACAAATGGTGGCACCATTAGATGTGACCGTGCTGCTCACTGGTGAGTCGGGAACAGGCAAAAGCCAATTGGCACACATCATTCATGCGAACGGTCCGCGTGCTGACGCCCCGTTTGTGGAGCTGAATTGTGCCGCGTTGCCGGAAACCTTGGTCGAAAGCGAACTCTTTGGGGCCGTACCTGGTGCCCATTCGACCGCAAATCGCGCCATCCAAGGCAAAGTGGCAGCGGCCGAGGGAGGAACGCTGTTGCTGGACGAAGTTGGCGATCTGCCGTTCAGCGCGCAAGGGAAACTTCTCCACCTGCTACAAACCCGCGAGTACTATCCGCTGGGCAGTGCCCGTCCGGCTCGGGCGAATGTGCGTATCATTGCAGCAACCAACATGGATTTGCGGCAAGCAGTTGCTGATCGCCGGTTTCGCGAGGATTTGTTTTACCGCCTGGAGGTCATGCCGATTGGGCTTCCAAGCTTGGCCGAGCGCCGCGAGGATATTGCGGAACTGGCCGCGTATTTTTGCACCGAGGCTTGTCAGCGACATCAGCTCGGGGACTTGTGCTTGTCAGCGACGGCAGTGCGGAGGCTCGAGCTAGCCGAGTGGCCCGGCAATATTCGCCAGCTCGCTAACGTAGTAGAAGCCGCGGTTATTCGCGCGGTGAGCGAGGGCAGTTCCGCGGTGGAGGTGCTCCATTTGTTCCCCGATGCTTCCGCCTGCGCGGAAATCGAAACGCCGGGAAGCGACACCGAAGCGGCTTCTCTCTGGCAGGGCTCGTTTCATCAGGCCACGCGCGAATTTCAAACGGAATTGTTGCGCCGTACCTTGAAGGCCACCGGATGGAACGTGACCGAGGCAGCTCGCCGTCTGGATCTGGCGCGCTCACATGTCCATCGACTGATCCGCCATTTCGGTCTCACCGAAGAAGCGCAGGGCTCTTGA